A stretch of Komagataella phaffii GS115 chromosome 2, complete sequence DNA encodes these proteins:
- a CDS encoding 60S ribosomal protein L30 (Protein component of the large (60S) ribosomal subunit, has similarity to rat L30 ribosomal protein), with protein sequence MAPKVKNSDTINQKLALTIKSGKYTLGFKSTVKAIRQGKAKLIIISSNTPVLRKSELEYYAMLSKTNIYYFQGGNNELGTACGKLFRVGTLAILDAGDSDLLSVVGN encoded by the exons ATG GCCCCAAAAGTTAAGAACTCAGACACTATCAACCAGAAGCTGGCCCTGACCATCAAGTCAGGAAAGTACACCTTGGGATTCAAGTCCACCGTCAAGGCTATCAGACAGGGTAAGGCCAAGTTGATTATTATCTCTTCCAACACCCCAGTCTTGAGAAAGTCCGAGTTGGAGTACTACGCCATGTTGTCCAAGACCAACATCTACTACTTCCAAGGTGGTAACAACGAGTTAGGAACTGCTTGTGGTAAGCTCTTCAGAGTTGGTACCCTGGCTATTCTTGATGCTGGTGACTCTGACCTGCTTTCCGTTGTTGGAAACTAA
- a CDS encoding 60S ribosomal protein L24 yields MKIEVDSFSGSKIYPGRGTLFIRGDSKIFRFQNSKSASLFHQRKNPRRIAWTVLFRRHHKKGITEETSKKRTKKAVKTQRAIVGASLDLIKERRSLKPEQKKAIKEAAAKKEEEAKAKREAHKAKRQAEKAKAIANGGFIISKQSAKGSFQKVQATSR; encoded by the coding sequence ATGAAGATCGAAGTCGATTCATTTTCCGGATCCAAGATTTACCCAGGCAGAGGAACCCTGTTCATCCGTGGTGACTCCAAGATTTTCAGATTCCAGAACTCCAAGTCTGCCTCTCTTTtccaccaaagaaagaaccCAAGAAGAATTGCTTGGACTGTTCTGTTCAGAAGACACCACAAGAAGGGTATTACCGAAGAGACCTCCAAGAAGCGTACCAAGAAGGCCGTCAAGACTCAAAGAGCTATCGTTGGTGCTTCTTTGGACTTGATCAAGGAGAGACGTTCTTTAAAGCCAGAGCAGAAGAAGGCCATCAAGGAGGCTGCTGCTaagaaggaggaagaggCTAAGGCTAAGAGAGAAGCTCACAAGGCTAAGAGACAAGCTGAGAAGGCTAAGGCCATTGCTAACGGTGGTTTCATCATTTCCAAGCAATCTGCTAAAGGttctttccagaaggtTCAAGCTACTTCCCGTTAA
- a CDS encoding Subunit of the multiprotein cohesin complex, essential protein involved in chromosome segregation an, with product MGRLIGLNLYNFKSYRGLNRIGFGSANFTSIMGTNGSGKSNLMDAISFVLGLQSNSLRSTNAKDLIYRGRVAGTDNDDDDDDMDNSDKENYSGDGSRNAYVSAIYETSEGEQVQFKRVINSNGSTEYRINEKLVTMSEYSDLLKDENILIKAKNFLVFQGEVEKIAAQSAKELTNIIEIISGSNEYKEEYDYLKEQLDEAHNVTVATFGRRRALKNDFKQYKEQTIEVQRYEDKTRERDQLEITAKMCSMFHNDNNISKLQEQLQAVNQQIGDLSARLEKEESTFEALKTAYSEKALNASNDKHKLSKRIEALKDQKLTIIPLDTEKQGIRRQLANLEVRLNEMNADSDKQKSVIKTITKSLNFAQKELKELDEKYVSESITLPEESLKEYNKLRQTFLVKGNLLEAELNEKSQKIDMLTQEFQDLQDKLDAETSKLDNLESLKTSKEKSLHSKTSLLNDQLEFLQTKQASLSSFKSIRQTHLKQVQEVNLKLRDVLSQLDELNASQRESQRERALSDINVSLKRVYGAMVKGSVHSLLKPTHKRYQAAISAALGKDWDSIIVENASAAQQCIHYLKENRSGTATFIPINSVKVSPVSPHLRNIHPEARPLIDVIEYNSSLHNAMAYVCSNTLVCDTLDLAKHLKFDQRVNCKVVALNGAVINKSGLMTGGVNPNDVPRWDKAKALGLTKRKDELLFELEELDKKKPNEFDERALIDEISAIELELPLLRRNRTEAERAIRDVELEIEYQKQKVAEVQTLLEHSELGQLRQSYGEVQSKVTHLQLEIYADFCKRNGLESIQQYENSERHREFTRQKTKLLQQISSLENKLEYEKEKYQNTQNTRQDIEREEDKLKESLEDVSRRHAQSVERLDREDAELEVEKEALEMEFEKLGKELETTKQKGDEVADLRGQYEDLQTHKLHYDEELEKENMKKIQVLKDCKMKSIDIPLLYGDMETLELEDDNEASNSSNILADQFVIDYDGNLDEKYKSGDLDTHLQDLSVQMELLSEEINNLTPNTKSLERLAEAEKALKSCERQFNGAREDEKEILSQFDTVKEKRFRLFDEAFQHISKSIDNIYKELTKSKVSPLGGSAYLTLSQEDEPYLGGINFHSMPPTKRFREMNLLSGGEKSIAALALLFAIHSYKPSPFFVLDEVDAALDNANVNRLANYIVKNASPTFQFIVISLKNSLFEKADALVGIYREQRLNSSKAVTLDLRNFSDKE from the coding sequence ATGGGCCGTTTAATAGGGCTAAATCTCTATAATTTCAAGTCATATAGAGGACTGAATCGAATTGGCTTTGGCTCGGCAAACTTCACCAGTATCATGGGAACAAATGGTTCTGGAAAGTCCAACCTTATGGATGCCATTTCCTTTGTCCTGGGTCTTCAATCAAACAGTCTTCGTTCGACCAATGCTAAAGATCTGATCTATCGGGGAAGGGTGGCTGGAACGGAcaacgatgatgatgatgatgacatgGATAACTCagacaaagaaaactaCTCGGGGGATGGGTCTAGAAATGCCTACGTATCTGCAATTTACGAAACCTCGGAGGGTGAACAAGTTCAGTTCAAACGTGTCATCAACAGTAATGGTTCGACTGAATATCGAATTAATGAAAAGCTAGTGACCATGTCGGAATATTCAGATCTACTCAAAGACGAAAATATTCTTATCAAGGCCAAGAACTTTTTGGTATTTCAGGGTGAGGTGGAGAAAATTGCAGCTCAGTCAGCAAAAGAGCTTACAAACATAATTGAAATTATAAGTGGATCTAATGAATACAAGGAAGAGTACGACTACCTGAAAGAACAGCTAGATGAAGCGCATAATGTCACTGTAGCTACGTTTGGGAGAAGGCGTGCTTTGAAGAACGATTTCAAACAGTACAAGGAGCAAACTATTGAGGTCCAAAGGTATGAAGATAAAACTAGAGAACGAGACCAATTGGAGATTACTGCTAAAATGTGCTCAATGTTTCATAATGACAATAATATCAGTAAACTTCAAGAACAACTTCAAGCAGTCAATCAGCAGATTGGGGATCTATCAGCGCGtttagagaaagaagagtCAACTTTTGAGGCGTTAAAGACTGCATATTCAGAGAAGGCATTGAATGCTTCAAACGACAAACACAAATTATCTAAAAGGATTGAAGCTCTGAAAGATCAAAAGCTGACCATTATTCCTCTGGATACTGAGAAACAAGGTATCAGACGTCAGTTGGCTAACTTGGAGGTACGCCTAAATGAGATGAACGCCGACTCAGACAAACAAAAATCTGTCATTAAAACGATAACAAAGTCATTAAACTTTGCACAGAAGGAATTAAAGGAGTTAGATGAAAAATACGTTTCTGAATCGATCACTCTTCCAGAAGAGTCTTTAAAAGAATACAATAAGTTAAGGCAGACATTTCTAGTCAAAGGAAATCTTTTGGAAGCCGAACTAAATGAAAAGTCCCAGAAAATTGACATGCTGACtcaagaatttcaagacCTTCAAGACAAGCTGGATGCTGAGACTTCAAAGTTAGACAACCTGGAGTCCTTgaaaacatccaaagagaaaagtcTCCACAGCAAGACTTCACTTCTTAAtgatcaattggaattCCTGCAGACGAAGCAAGCTTCCTTGTCTTCATTCAAATCCATAAGACAGACACACTTAAAACAGGTTCAAGAAGTGAACCTGAAATTACGTGACGTTCTCTCTCAATTGGATGAACTCAATGCTTCACAAAGAGAATCACAAAGAGAACGAGCTTTGAGTGATATTaatgtttctttgaagagagTGTACGGTGCCATGGTTAAAGGTTCGGTACATTCTCTATTAAAGCCGACGCATAAGAGATATCAGGCTGCCATTTCCGCTGCGCTGGGTAAGGACTGGGATTCTATTATAGTGGAAAATGCGTCCGCAGCTCAACAGTGTATTCattatttgaaagaaaaccGCTCTGGTACTGCGACCTTTATTCCTATTAACTCAGTCAAAGTTAGCCCTGTGTCACCACATCTAAGGAATATTCATCCAGAAGCTAGACCATTGATTGACGTTATAGAGTACAACTCGTCGTTACACAATGCGATGGCCTATGTCTGTTCTAATACCTTAGTATGTGATACCTTGGACCTGGCTAAACACTTGaagtttgatcaaagagTTAATTGCAAAGTGGTAGCCTTGAATGGTGCAGTGATCAATAAATCAGGGCTTATGACTGGTGGTGTAAATCCCAACGATGTTCCAAGATGGGACAAGGCAAAAGCTCTAGGATTGACTAAACGCAAGGATGAACTTTTGTTTGAACTAGAGGAACTagacaagaagaaacctAACGAATTTGATGAGCGAGCACTGATAGATGAGATCAGTGCAATTGAGTTGGAGCTGCCTTTACtaagaagaaacagaacAGAAGCTGAACGAGCTATTAGAGATGTGGAACTTGAGATTGaatatcaaaaacaaaaagtgGCAGAGGTGCAAACACTGCTGGAACACTCAGAACTTGGCCAACTTAGACAATCTTATGGAGAAGTCCAATCTAAGGTGACTCACTTACAGTTAGAAATATATGCTGATTTTTGCAAGCGAAACGGCCTAGAGTCAATTCAACAGTATGAAAATAGTGAACGTCACAGGGAGTTCACAAGACAGAAGACTAAACTCCTCCAAcaaatttcttctttggaaaacaaactggaatatgaaaaggaaaaatacCAGAATACTCAAAATACTCGACAAGACATTGAGCGGGAAGAAGATAAACTgaaagaatctttggaagatgttaGTCGGAGACATGCTCAATCGGTGGAAAGGCTGGACCGTGAAGATGCAGAATTGGAAGTTGAGAAAGAAGCTCTCGAGAtggaatttgaaaaactgggTAAGGAGCTAGAGACAACCAAGCAAAAGGGTGACGAGGTTGCAGATCTTCGTGGCCAATATGAAGACCTTCAAACTCATAAACTTCACTACGATGAAgagttggagaaggagaacatgaagaagatccaggttttgaaagattgcAAAATGAAAAGTATTGATATCCCGTTGTTATATGGGGACATGGAGACTTTAGAATTAGAGGACGATAACGAGGCAAGCAATAGCTCTAATATTTTAGCAGATCAATTTGTTATAGATTACGATGGCAATCTTGACGAGAAATACAAGTCGGGAGATCTTGACACTCACTTGCAAGATCTTTCAGTACAGATGGAGTTACTTTCGGAAGAAATAAATAATTTGACGCCAAATACCAAGTCACTAGAAAGATTAGCGGAAGCTGAGAAAGCTTTAAAGAGCTGTGAGAGGCAATTTAATGGAGCAAGAGAGgatgaaaaggaaataTTATCTCAGTTTGATACTGTTAAGGAAAAACGATTCAGGTTGTTTGACgaagcttttcaacataTTTCCAAATCTATTGACAATATCTACAAAGAGCTGACAAAGTCCAAAGTATCTCCGCTGGGAGGCTCAGCTTACTTGACTCTTAGTCAGGAGGATGAGCCATATTTGGGTGGCATAAACTTTCATAGTATGCCCCCAACTAAGCGATTCAGGGAGATGAATCTTTTGTCTGGAGGAGAGAAATCTATAGCAGCATTAGCTTTATTGTTTGCCATTCACTCGTACAAACCCTCACCATTTTTCGTATTGGATGAAGTGGACGCAGCTCTTGATAACGCAAACGTGAACAGATTGGCAAATTACATTGTCAAGAATGCTAGTCCAACTTTCCAATTCATTGTcatcagtttgaaaaacagcctttttgaaaaggctGATGCATTAGTGGGTATCTACAGGGAACAGAGGTTGAACAGCAGTAAAGCTGTTACCTTGGACCTAAGGAACTTCTCCGATAAGGAATAG
- a CDS encoding Protein possibly involved in a post-Golgi secretory pathway, whose amino-acid sequence MGSFIFSLAHFCETHGPTVVLNTQHIATEQHEKLISSNYDQQACESCKLQLPGGSSTLTSIDNEVTYVSTQYPTSQAKYSILRQVAIKCLSVESTSELSPVMFGDPILGFTLACIFKISDNTARGGERRYSVMIVAEDESELIHYWNIIATNFKEWIHCIKQKREQVLSRQAEQGNNEQFFRRTQLSNKNMVQLLEDPQFFVKMHVWASGVLKQLVN is encoded by the coding sequence ATGGGGTCATTTATCTTTAGTTTGGCCCATTTCTGCGAAACTCATGGGCCAACAGTCGTTTTGAATACCCAGCATATTGCGACTGAGCAGCATGAAAAGCTGATATCAAGCAATTACGATCAGCAAGCTTGTGAATCGTGTAAACTACAATTACCCGGTGGATCAAGTACATTAACAAGTATAGATAACGAAGTGACATATGTCTCTACTCAATACCCCACGTCCCAGGCAAAGTACTCCATTCTTCGGCAGGTTGCCATCAAGTGTTTATCTGTTGAATCTACTTCAGAGTTGTCACCTGTGATGTTTGGGGATCCCATATTAGGATTTACTTTAGCATGCATATTCAAGATCTCTGATAACACTGCTCGTggaggagaaagaagatacAGCGTGATGATCGTAGCAGAAGACGAAAGTGAGTTGATTCATTATTGGAATATAATAGCtacaaatttcaaagagtgGATACACTGTATCAAACAAAAGAGGGAACAGGTCTTATCCAGACAAGCTGAGCAAGGCAATAatgaacaatttttcagaagaaCACAGCtatcaaacaaaaacatGGTCCAATTACTGGAAGATCCTCAATTCTTCGTCAAAATGCATGTTTGGGCCAGTGGAGTTCTAAAACAGCTGGTCAATTAA
- a CDS encoding Component of the mitochondrial alpha-ketoglutarate dehydrogenase complex, which catalyzes a key step, protein MLKSFKGISSRSSILRNAPRRLIQTRLLATDSFLQSNNANYIDEMYEQWSKDPSSVHSSWNAYFKNLDQGVPPSRAFQAPPTLIPQPAGGIPNLVPVGNASGNSNVLTHLKAQLLVRAYQVRGHQKAKIDPLGISFGDDKSKPVPKELTQEFYGFTEADLDTEITLGPGILPKFAEAGHPTMKLRDIIKACEKIYCSSYGVEYVHIPSREKCDWLRERIEIPTPYKYSVDEKRQILDRLIWSCSFENFLSSKFPNDKRFGVEGAESVIPGMKALIDTAVENGVEDVVIGMAHRGRLNMLSNVVRKPNESIFSEFTGSKDFDEGSGDVKYHLGMNYVRPTTSGKKVHLSLVANPSHLEAEDPVVLGRTRAIQHYKGDVGEFNKAMGILVHGDAAFAGQGIVYETMGFAALPAYSTGGTIHIIINNQIGFTTDPRFARSTPYPSDIAKSINAPILHVNADDVESVIFNFQLAAEWRQTFHSDVILDVVGYRKYGHNETDQPSFTQPLMYQKIAEKKQVLDIYVDKLIKEGSFTLDDINEHKQWVWNTLEEAFTKSVEYKPTSREWLTTPWEGFKSPKELASEVLPHLPTSVERGVVERIGDTISSWPEGFEVHRNLKRILKNRKDSIQKGEGIDWSTGEALAFGSLVIEGYHVRISGQDVERGTFSQRHAVLHDQNSEKVYIPLKHLSKVQSDFGISNSSLSEYGCMGFEYGYSLTSPDALVMWEAQFGDFANTAQVIIDQFLAAGESKWKQRSGVVLSLPHGYDGQGSEHSSARLERYLQLCNEDPRVYPSPEKLERQHQDCNMQVAYPTTPANLFHLLRRQMHRQFRKPLILLFSKKLLRHPLARSNIEDFIGESSFQWIIEDSELGKTINDKEGIKRLVLCSGQVHSSLHKKRADIGDKETAVLKIEQLHPFPFEQLKNAIDSYPSLDEIVWCQEEPLNMGSYAFSAPRIVTVLEQTEKYKDYNLRYAGRNPAAAVAVGTKSMHVAQEEAFLDDVFQIQN, encoded by the coding sequence ATGTTAAAATCATTCAAAGGCATCTCCTCCAGGAGCAGCATCTTGAGGAATGCTCCCAGACGATTGATCCAGACCAGATTATTGGCCACCGATTCATTTTTGCAGTCAAATAACGCCAACtacattgatgaaatgtACGAACAATGGTCCAAGGACCCGTCATCTGTTCACTCGTCGTGGAACGCttatttcaagaacttaGACCAGGGCGTCCCCCCATCTCGTGCCTTCCAAGCACCACCAACCTTGATTCCACAGCCAGCTGGTGGTATTCCCAACTTGGTGCCTGTAGGTAACGCAAGTGGCAACTCCAATGTTTTGACGCATTTGAAAGCTCAGCTGTTGGTTCGTGCTTATCAGGTCAGAGGTCACCAAAAGGCTAAAATTGACCCCTTGGGAATCTCCTTTGGTGACGACAAGTCCAAACCAGTGCCAAAGGAACTGACTCAGGAATTTTATGGTTTTACCGAGGCAGACTTGGACACTGAGATTACTCTCGGACCAGGTATTCTTCCTAAGTTCGCCGAGGCTGGACACCCCACAATGAAACTACGTGATATTATTAAGGCATGTGAGAAAATCTACTGTTCATCCTACGGTGTTGAGTATGTTCATATCCCTTCAAGAGAGAAGTGTGACTGGCTCAGAGAGAGAATTGAAATTCCAACCCCTTACAAGTACTCCGTCGATGAGAAGAGACAAATTCTTGACAGACTTATCTGgtcttgttcttttgaaaactttctgAGTTCCAAATTCCCCAACGACAAGAGATTTGGTGTTGAAGGTGCCGAGTCTGTCATTCCAGGTATGAAGGCTCTGATCGACACTGCCGTTGAAAACGGTGTTGAGGATGTAGTCATTGGTATGGCCCACCGTGGTCGTCTGAACATGTTGTCAAACGTTGTCAGAAAACCCAATGAGTCTATCTTCTCCGAGTTCACTGGTTCTAAAGATTTCGATGAAGGATCTGGTGACGTGAAATACCATTTGGGTATGAATTACGTTCGTCCAACTACATCCGGTAAGAAAGTCCACCTTTCCTTGGTTGCCAATCCTTCTCATTTGGAGGCAGAAGATCCCGTTGTTTTGGGTAGAACTAGAGCTATCCAGCACTACAAGGGAGATGTTGGTGAATTCAACAAGGCTATGGGTATTTTGGTCCACGGTGATGCTGCTTTTGCCGGTCAGGGTATCGTTTACGAAACTATGGGTTTCGCTGCCTTACCAGCTTATTCTACTGGTGGTACCATCCATATCATTATTAACAACCAAATTGGTTTCACAACGGATCCACGTTTTGCTAGATCCACTCCTTACCCATCTGATATTGCCAAATCAATCAATGCTCCAATTTTGCATGTTAATGCTGACGACGTTGAGTCAgttattttcaacttccAATTGGCAGCTGAATGGAGACAGACTTTCCACTCCGATGTTATTTTGGATGTTGTTGGCTACCGTAAATACGGTCACAACGAAACTGACCAGCCTTCTTTCACCCAGCCTTTGATGTACCAGAAGATTGCTGAGAAGAAGCAAGTGCTCGATATTTACGTTGACAAGTTAATCAAGGAGGGATCATTCACTCTAGATGACATCAATGAACACAAGCAATGGGTTTGGAACACATTAGAAGAAGCATTTACCAAGTCTGTTGAGTACAAACCCACCTCCAGAGAATGGTTAACAACACCTTGGGAGGGATTCAAGtctccaaaagaattggcTTCTGAAGTATTGCCTCACTTGCCAACCTCTGTGGAAAGGGGCGTAGTTGAGAGAATCGGTGACACCATCTCTTCTTGGCCTGAAGGATTTGAGGTTCACAGAAATTTGAAGCGTATCTTAAAGAATAGAAAAGATTCCATTCAAAAAGGTGAGGGTATTGACTGGTCTACTGGTGAAGCTCTTGCCTTTGGAAGTTTGGTTATTGAAGGTTATCATGTCAGAATTTCCGGCCaagatgttgaaagagGAACCTTCTCCCAACGTCACGCCGTTCTTCACGACCAAAACTCCGAAAAAGTCTACATTCCTCTCAAACATCTAAGTAAAGTTCAATCCGACTTCGGTATTTCTAACTCTTCCCTTTCAGAATACGGATGTATGGGTTTTGAGTATGGTTACTCACTGACCTCACCTGATGCTTTGGTTATGTGGGAAGCTCAATTTGGTGACTTCGCTAACACTGCTCAAGTTATTATTGATCAATTCCTTGCCGCTGGTGAATCTAAATGGAAGCAGAGATCCGGTGTTGTCCTTTCTTTGCCCCATGGTTACGATGGTCAAGGTTCCGAGCACTCTTCTGCCCGTTTAGAACGTTACTTGCAGCTTTGTAATGAAGACCCAAGAGTTTATCCATCTCCTGAGAAGCTGGAGAGACAACATCAAGATTGTAACATGCAAGTTGCTTATCCAACCACTCCAGCCAATCTGTTCCATCTGTTGAGACGTCAAATGCACCGTCAATTCAGAAAGCCTTTAATTTTGCTCTTTTCGAAGAAGTTGTTGCGTCACCCATTGGCCAGATCTAACATTGAAGATTTCATTGGAGAATCTAGTTTCCAATGGATAATTGAGGATTCTGAGCTGGGCAAAACCATCAATGACAAGGAGGGTATTAAGCGATTAGTTCTTTGTTCTGGTCAAGTTCATTCTTCTTTGCACAAGAAGCGTGCTGATATTGGCGACAAAGAGACCGCTGTATTGAAGATTGAACAACTGCACCCATTCCCATTCgaacaattgaagaacGCCATTGATAGCTACCCATCTTTGGATGAGATTGTTTGGTGTCAGGAAGAACCATTGAACATGGGTTCTTACGCATTTTCTGCACCAAGGATAGTAACCGTATTGGAACAGACCGAGAAGTACAAGGATTACAACCTGCGCTATGCTGGTAGAAACCCAGCAGCTGCTGTTGCCGTTGGTACTAAGTCGATGCACGTTGCTCAAGAAGAGGCTTTCTTGGACGATGtcttccaaatccaaaattAA
- a CDS encoding Putative glycoprotease proposed to be in transcription as a component of the EKC protein complex wit: MTTYLDTRLKPGKDHYLAIGLEGSANKLGVGIIRHPKGELSDSNKAVILSNVRDTYITPPGEGFLPRDTARHHRNWVVRVIKNALKDAQVAPSDLDAICFTQGPGMGAPLQSVAVAARMISQLWHLPLVGVNHCIGHIEMGREITNAHNPVVLYVSGGNTQIIAYSRQKYRIFGETLDIAIGNCLDRFARTLKISNNPSPGYNIEQLAKKGKNLVELPYTVKGMDLSMSGILEFIDNLAKDLFANKKNKLLVTSDGSKITVEDLCFSLQECLFAMLVEITERAMAHVNSNQVLIVGGVGCNERLQQMMEIMVKDRNGSIYATDERFCIDNGIMIAHAGLLQYRMGDVTDIKDTVCTQKFRTDEVWVKWRLD, translated from the coding sequence ATGACTACCTACCTGGACACGAGGCTGAAGCCAGGGAAAGATCATTATCTAGCTATTGGCTTGGAGGGATCTGCCAATAAGCTTGGAGTGGGAATCATACGCCACCCCAAAGGGGAACTATCTGATTCCAATAAGGCAGTTATTCTTTCGAACGTTCGAGATACCTATATAACTCCTCCAGGAGAAGGCTTTTTACCAAGAGATACAGCTAGACATCATCGCAACTGGGTTGTTAGAGTCATTAAGAATGCTTTAAAAGATGCGCAAGTGGCTCCTTCAGATTTAGATGCTATCTGTTTTACACAGGGGCCAGGGATGGGGGCTCCATTGCAGAGTGTTGCAGTAGCTGCACGGATGATTTCACAACTATGGCATCTACCTCTGGTAGGAGTAAACCATTGCATTGGCCATATTGAGATGGGCAGGGAGATTACAAATGCCCATAATCCTGTGGTGCTGTATGTCAGTGGTGGCAACACACAAATCATTGCTTACTCCAGACAAAAATACCGTATATTTGGAGAAACGCTGGATATTGCCATAGGGAACTGTTTAGATAGATTTGCCAGAACTCTGAAGATCTCTAATAATCCATCCCCAGGATACAACATCGAACAATTGGCAAAAAAGGGTAAGAACCTCGTTGAGTTGCCGTACACAGTAAAAGGTATGGACTTGTCAATGTCAGGTATATTGGAATTTATTGATAATCTGGCCAAGGATCTATTTGCtaataaaaagaacaagCTCCTGGTGACTAGCGATGGGAGTAAGATTACTGTTGAAGATCTCTGTTTTTCATTGCAGGAGTGTCTTTTTGCCATGCTGGTAGAGATCACTGAACGAGCCATGGCGCATGTCAACTCGAACCAGGTATTAATCGTTGGTGGAGTTGGATGCAATGAGAGGTTACAGCAAATGATGGAGATAATGGTCAAGGATCGAAATGGATCGATTTATGCTACTGATGAACGTTTTTGTATTGACAATGGTATCATGATTGCTCATGCTGGATTGTTGCAGTATCGAATGGGTGATGTCACGGATATAAAAGATACTGTTTGTACCCAGAAATTCCGCACAGACGAAGTTTGGGTTAAGTGGAGGCTTGATTAA